The Nitrospiraceae bacterium region GGACGGCGTTGTTGATCCGACTATTTCAATGGCTTGCCGGCCAGGACACCTACTACACCTATCGATTGGTTATCGGGCCGGAGCACGTGGGAACGATTTTCTACCTGCGGGACATGCCGAGGTCCGAGTTGCAGAGGATCGTCTGTGGCGTCTTCGAAGAGATGCCTGGCACGATGGGGCCGATCAAGGTCACCTCGACCTTCGCAGGCGGGCATATCCTCGACCGGGCCTTCGCCAATGTGGTCCGCCATCACGCCAAAGCGTACGCGCTGGTGCCCTGGCGGCAGGGCGCCGGAAATGACGAAACGGTATGGGAGGCGCCTGGCTATGAAGTTCCCTTCGTCGAGGTCACGAGATCCGAAGCGCTGATGCAGCCTTATCTCGAGTATCACACCAGCATGGACTCACCGGAGCTAATGAATCCGCTTCAGCTGGAGGAGCTGCTCGACGTGTTGAAAAGAGTGGTAGAAGTGCTGGAAGGGAATGCCAGGATGCATCGCACGTTCGACGGGCTCATCTGTCTCTCGAATCCCGCGTACGACCTGTACATGGAACGAAAGGATCCCGCGATCGCGAAAAATCTCCCCGACGATTCCGAGAAGTGGGGGTATCTGTTGGATTGCATCCTCCGCTATTTCGATGGATCGATGACCGTGCTCGACATCGCGGAGAAGCACGATCTGCCGTTCGAACGAGTCCTGGCCTATGTGCGTCGTTTCGAGGAAAAGGGGTTGGTCCGGACCGAGTTCGTGCCGATGTCTCGCGCCATGCCGCATCCAATGGACGGGACGAGACGATGATCGCCCTGGTCGATCTGAGAATCAGCAACGTTGGATCCATTCGGCACGCGCTTGCGCGGGTCGGCTGCCCTGACACCGTAGAAGCCACGGCCGCCTCCGTTCCCCGCGCCTCCGCGCTGATCATTCCGGGCGTCGGTTCCTTCGGGGACGGCATGGCCAGCTTGCGGGAGCAAGGCCTCGTCGAACCGATCCGGCGCGCGGCGCAGGAAGGCATGCCCCTATTTGGAATTTGCCTCGGTATGCAGCTGTT contains the following coding sequences:
- a CDS encoding DUF4910 domain-containing protein; the encoded protein is MITPQICGSAMLDLTRDLCAFATGVVADDNEKLFARIGKELQLKLHRYKSDDTYNGWVVPKNWRVMKAEIRRDGKVLFDGTVHTLGVARYSKNFKGVLSWEELKPRLVTRPDLPGAYVFHCMWQYRPWAADWALSVPYYIHREFGPGRYEVDLQTEYSQGEMLVAEHNKKGRSDKVIVFHSNSCHPHMANDGFAGTALLIRLFQWLAGQDTYYTYRLVIGPEHVGTIFYLRDMPRSELQRIVCGVFEEMPGTMGPIKVTSTFAGGHILDRAFANVVRHHAKAYALVPWRQGAGNDETVWEAPGYEVPFVEVTRSEALMQPYLEYHTSMDSPELMNPLQLEELLDVLKRVVEVLEGNARMHRTFDGLICLSNPAYDLYMERKDPAIAKNLPDDSEKWGYLLDCILRYFDGSMTVLDIAEKHDLPFERVLAYVRRFEEKGLVRTEFVPMSRAMPHPMDGTRR